From Besnoitia besnoiti strain Bb-Ger1 chromosome X, whole genome shotgun sequence, one genomic window encodes:
- a CDS encoding hypothetical protein (encoded by transcript BESB_017370) — MARSPQERAPAAPSTMPVRDVFSSFFARRFSTNAAPSAPVLETGSPLRRIRTGAPVRNDHPENWRMFMGGHDPASPMAEGLINVHNHNVMWMIFVVSCVMWPLKCRI; from the coding sequence ATGGCGCGGTCCCCACAAGAAcgggcgccggccgccccGTCGACGATGCCGGTGCGAGATGTCTTCAGCTCATTCTTCGCCCGAAGATTCTCCACCAATGCggctccctccgcgccggtcCTAGAGACTGGGTCGCCGCTCCGTCGTATCAGAACCGGCGCCCCTGTCAGGAATGACCACCCGGAAAACTGGCGCATGTTCATGGGAGGCCATGATCCCGCCAGCCCGATGGCCGAAGGTCTCATCAACGTACACAACCACAACGTTATGTGGATGATCTTTGTTGTCTCCTGTGTCATGTGGCCCCTGAAGTGCAGAATCTAA